A genomic region of Sideroxydans sp. CL21 contains the following coding sequences:
- the prfA gene encoding peptide chain release factor 1, with the protein MKPSIASKLAQLSERLDEVTRLLSSEEATRDMGTFRKLNRERSEIEPVVGLYHAYQACEADIATAQEMAGDPDMREFADAEIKAGRERLEQLEVELQKQLLPKDPNDERNVFLEVRAGTGGDEAAIFAGDIFRMYVRFAERRRWQVEIISESLGEMGGYKEVIARIIGQGAYSVLKFESGAHRVQRVPATETQGRIHTSACTVAILPEADEVGEVELNPADLRIDTFRASGAGGQHINKTDSAVRITHLPTGTVVECQDGRSQHQNKAQALRVLAARIKDKQEQAAHSKIAAERKSLVGSGDRSERIRTYNFPQGRVTDHRINLTLYKMDQIMDGDISELTNALMAEHQAELLSALAEES; encoded by the coding sequence ATGAAACCGAGCATCGCATCCAAACTCGCCCAACTGAGTGAGCGGTTGGACGAGGTCACCCGCCTGCTGAGCAGCGAAGAGGCCACGCGTGACATGGGCACATTCCGCAAGCTCAATCGTGAACGTTCCGAAATCGAACCGGTGGTTGGGCTTTACCACGCCTACCAAGCCTGCGAGGCGGACATCGCCACCGCACAGGAGATGGCGGGCGATCCGGACATGCGCGAATTTGCCGATGCCGAGATCAAGGCCGGTCGCGAGCGTCTGGAACAATTGGAAGTTGAATTGCAAAAGCAGTTGCTGCCCAAAGACCCCAACGATGAGCGCAACGTATTCCTCGAAGTGCGCGCCGGGACGGGCGGCGACGAGGCGGCGATATTTGCAGGCGATATTTTTCGCATGTATGTACGCTTTGCCGAACGCCGCCGCTGGCAGGTCGAGATCATTTCCGAAAGCCTGGGTGAAATGGGCGGGTACAAGGAAGTTATCGCCCGCATCATCGGCCAGGGTGCTTATTCCGTGCTGAAGTTCGAGTCGGGAGCCCATCGCGTGCAGCGCGTGCCGGCAACCGAAACGCAAGGGCGTATCCACACCTCTGCCTGCACTGTCGCCATCCTGCCGGAAGCCGACGAAGTGGGTGAAGTGGAACTCAACCCCGCCGACTTGCGCATCGATACTTTCCGCGCCAGCGGCGCGGGCGGTCAGCACATCAACAAGACTGATTCCGCCGTGCGCATCACGCACCTTCCCACAGGGACAGTGGTCGAATGCCAGGATGGACGCTCGCAGCACCAGAACAAGGCGCAGGCTCTGCGCGTGTTGGCGGCTCGCATCAAGGATAAACAGGAACAGGCCGCGCACAGCAAGATTGCCGCCGAGCGTAAATCGCTGGTGGGCAGCGGCGACAGGTCAGAACGCATCCGTACATACAACTTCCCTCAGGGGCGCGTCACCGACCATCGCATCAACCTCACGCTTTACAAGATGGACCAGATCATGGACGGCGACATCAGCGAACTGACCAATGCCCTGATGGCCGAGCACCAGGCCGAACTATTGTCGGCATTGGCAGAAGAAAGCTGA
- the hemA gene encoding glutamyl-tRNA reductase: MQLFTFGINHQTAPLAVREQIAFNVETLDSALRDLVDNGAAKEATILSTCNRTEIYCSTSAPTQAVDWLAAYHHLPANEIEPYIYRLPQEEAIKHAFRVASGLDSMVLGEPQILGQMKQAVRQAEQAGTLGFLLHKLFQRTFSVAKDVRTQTEIGANLVSMAAAAVKLAERIYPSISEQSILFIGAGEMIELNAVHFAARNPKHITVANRTLERAQVLARRINGHAITLNELPEQLAHHDIIITCTASPLPILGKGMVERALKARKHRPLFIVDLAVPRDVEKEVAELNDVFLYTVDDLSDVVRDGLDARQGAVKEAEVIIDSGVNDFMHWMQSREMVPTIRALRDHAERQRRAEMEKALRLLAKGESPEKVLDLLSASLTNKFLHAPTQALNQAQASEREAILEAVHRIYHLHSPE, encoded by the coding sequence ATGCAGTTATTCACTTTCGGCATAAACCATCAGACCGCGCCGCTCGCCGTGCGCGAGCAGATCGCGTTCAATGTCGAGACGCTGGATAGCGCTCTGCGCGACCTGGTGGATAACGGTGCCGCCAAAGAGGCAACGATCCTTTCCACCTGCAACCGTACCGAGATCTATTGCAGCACCAGCGCGCCAACCCAGGCGGTCGATTGGCTGGCGGCCTACCACCATTTGCCTGCCAACGAGATCGAACCGTACATCTACCGTCTGCCGCAGGAAGAAGCCATAAAGCATGCTTTCCGCGTGGCGAGCGGGCTGGACTCCATGGTGCTGGGCGAGCCGCAGATACTGGGGCAGATGAAACAGGCGGTGCGCCAGGCCGAGCAAGCCGGTACACTGGGATTTTTGCTGCACAAGCTGTTCCAGCGCACCTTCTCGGTTGCCAAGGACGTGCGAACCCAGACCGAGATCGGCGCCAATCTGGTTTCCATGGCAGCGGCTGCCGTCAAACTTGCGGAACGCATTTACCCCAGCATTTCCGAGCAGAGCATCCTGTTCATCGGCGCGGGCGAGATGATAGAACTCAATGCCGTGCATTTCGCCGCACGCAACCCGAAACACATCACCGTCGCCAACCGCACGCTGGAGCGTGCGCAAGTCCTGGCGCGGCGCATCAATGGCCATGCCATCACACTGAACGAGTTGCCGGAACAACTGGCACATCACGACATCATCATTACCTGCACCGCCAGCCCCTTGCCGATCCTGGGCAAAGGCATGGTCGAGCGCGCACTCAAGGCACGCAAGCATCGCCCGTTGTTCATTGTGGACCTTGCGGTGCCGCGCGACGTGGAAAAGGAAGTCGCGGAATTGAACGATGTCTTCCTCTACACGGTGGACGACTTGTCCGATGTGGTGCGCGACGGCCTGGATGCGCGCCAGGGAGCGGTGAAAGAAGCCGAAGTCATCATCGATTCCGGCGTCAATGATTTCATGCACTGGATGCAATCGCGCGAAATGGTGCCCACCATCCGCGCCTTGCGCGATCATGCTGAACGCCAGCGCCGCGCCGAAATGGAGAAAGCCTTGCGTCTGCTGGCGAAAGGCGAGAGTCCTGAAAAGGTGCTGGATTTGCTGAGCGCATCCCTGACCAATAAATTCCTCCACGCTCCCACCCAGGCTTTGAACCAGGCACAGGCGAGCGAACGCGAAGCGATTCTGGAAGCGGTACACCGCATCTACCACCTGCACTCCCCCGAATGA
- the prmC gene encoding peptide chain release factor N(5)-glutamine methyltransferase, protein MRSIQDILQADAARLNTALDLGAATARIEVQCLLQHVLQVPRSYLLAHSELVLHATQQAAYDSLLQRRLQGEPVAHILGEREFYGLSFKVTPDTLIPRPETELLVELALQHMPPLQHPDGTTSHSTRLPNYASQVAGYPGGRGRVRVLDMGTGSGAIALSIAQRRPDADVVAVDASEAALQVATGNARRLGIANTRFLKSDWFSELAGQHFNLIVSNPPYIAADDAHLSQGDVRFEPITALASGADGLDDIRRIVAQAEDFLGHDAWLLLEHGYDQADKVRSILQQHGFAGVMSAKDIAGIERVSGGKRSK, encoded by the coding sequence TTGCGATCCATTCAGGACATCCTGCAGGCCGATGCGGCGCGGCTGAACACAGCGCTCGATCTCGGCGCGGCGACTGCCCGCATCGAAGTGCAATGCCTGCTGCAGCACGTCCTGCAAGTTCCGCGCTCCTATTTGCTGGCGCATTCCGAACTGGTGTTGCATGCAACCCAGCAAGCAGCCTACGACTCCTTGTTGCAACGTCGCTTACAGGGTGAGCCTGTCGCACACATTTTGGGCGAGCGGGAGTTCTATGGATTGAGCTTCAAGGTGACTCCGGACACACTTATTCCTCGTCCGGAAACCGAATTGCTGGTCGAATTGGCGTTACAACACATGCCCCCTCTCCAACATCCTGATGGAACTACTAGCCATTCGACTAGGCTGCCAAACTACGCCAGCCAAGTCGCTGGTTACCCCGGTGGGAGAGGGAGAGTTCGCGTGCTGGATATGGGTACGGGTAGCGGCGCGATCGCGCTCTCCATAGCGCAAAGAAGACCCGATGCCGACGTGGTGGCAGTGGATGCTTCGGAAGCAGCGTTGCAGGTGGCAACCGGGAATGCCCGGCGACTGGGCATTGCAAATACAAGATTCCTGAAGAGCGACTGGTTCTCCGAGCTGGCCGGGCAGCACTTCAACCTCATTGTCTCCAATCCACCCTATATTGCGGCAGACGATGCGCATCTCTCCCAAGGCGATGTGCGCTTCGAGCCGATCACTGCACTGGCTTCAGGCGCGGACGGACTGGACGACATCCGCCGCATCGTGGCACAGGCGGAAGATTTCCTTGGGCACGATGCATGGCTATTGTTGGAGCATGGTTATGACCAGGCCGACAAGGTGCGATCAATATTGCAGCAGCACGGGTTTGCCGGAGTGATGTCGGCAAAAGATATTGCCGGGATAGAGCGGGTCAGCGGCGGGAAACGGAGTAAATAG
- the argH gene encoding argininosuccinate lyase — MATMQDNQTWSGRFNEPVAELVKRYTASVDFDKRLALFDIQGSLAHAQMLAGCGIISAQDLKDIQRGLGQIESEVVSGDFVWQLDLEDVHLNIEKRLTTLVGDAGKRLHTGRSRNDQVATDIRLYLRSAIDDITLLLKGLQTALLDLAQHHTHTIMPGFTHLQVAQPVSFAHHLMAYFEMCQRDVERFGDARHRVNRLPLGAAALAGTSYPIKRELVAELLGFEAVCQNSLDAVSDRDFAIEFTAAAALTMTHLSRLSEELILWMNPRFGFIDIADRFCTGSSIMPQKKNPDVPELVRGKTGRVNGNLVALLTLMKGQPLAYNKDNQEDKEPLFDTVDTLTQTLRIYADMMGGITVKPEAMRRAALQGYATATDLADYLVKKGLPFRDAHETVALAVRFAEQRGVDLAELKLEELQEFSNQITDDVFGVLTLEGSLAARNHTGGTAPKQVEAAIGRARKLLSA, encoded by the coding sequence ATGGCAACGATGCAAGACAATCAGACATGGTCGGGGCGCTTCAATGAACCCGTGGCGGAATTGGTGAAACGCTATACCGCTTCGGTGGATTTCGACAAGCGCCTGGCGCTGTTCGACATCCAGGGTTCCCTGGCGCATGCTCAGATGCTCGCCGGCTGCGGCATCATCTCCGCGCAGGACCTGAAAGATATCCAGCGCGGCCTTGGGCAGATCGAGAGCGAGGTCGTCAGCGGCGATTTCGTCTGGCAACTTGACCTGGAAGACGTGCACCTGAATATTGAAAAGCGCTTGACCACGTTGGTCGGAGATGCGGGCAAACGCCTGCACACCGGGCGTTCGCGCAATGACCAGGTGGCGACCGACATCCGTTTGTATCTGCGCAGCGCGATCGACGATATCACGCTGTTGCTCAAAGGTTTACAGACCGCTTTGCTGGATCTGGCGCAACACCACACGCACACCATCATGCCCGGATTCACGCATCTGCAGGTTGCCCAACCGGTGAGCTTTGCGCATCACCTGATGGCGTATTTCGAGATGTGCCAGCGCGATGTGGAACGTTTCGGCGATGCGCGTCATCGCGTCAACCGCCTGCCGCTCGGCGCGGCGGCGCTGGCCGGAACCAGTTACCCGATCAAGCGCGAGCTGGTGGCCGAACTGCTGGGTTTCGAGGCGGTGTGCCAGAACTCGCTGGATGCCGTGTCCGACCGCGATTTCGCCATCGAATTCACCGCCGCCGCCGCGCTGACCATGACGCACCTGTCCCGCCTGTCGGAAGAGTTGATCCTGTGGATGAACCCGCGTTTCGGCTTCATCGACATCGCCGACCGCTTCTGTACCGGCTCTTCCATCATGCCGCAGAAAAAGAACCCGGACGTGCCGGAACTGGTACGTGGCAAGACCGGCCGCGTGAACGGGAATCTGGTCGCGCTGCTCACTTTGATGAAAGGCCAGCCGTTGGCCTACAACAAGGACAACCAGGAAGACAAGGAGCCGCTGTTCGACACGGTGGATACGCTCACCCAGACCTTGCGCATCTACGCCGACATGATGGGCGGCATTACCGTCAAGCCGGAAGCCATGCGTCGTGCGGCGTTGCAAGGGTATGCCACGGCAACCGACCTGGCCGATTATCTGGTGAAGAAAGGTTTGCCGTTCCGCGATGCACATGAAACCGTGGCCCTGGCAGTGCGCTTTGCCGAGCAACGCGGAGTGGATCTGGCAGAACTCAAGCTGGAAGAATTGCAGGAATTTTCCAACCAGATCACTGACGACGTCTTTGGTGTGCTGACACTGGAAGGCTCGCTCGCCGCGCGCAATCACACCGGAGGCACCGCTCCCAAGCAAGTGGAAGCCGCCATCGGACGCGCTCGCAAGCTGCTATCCGCCTGA